A region of Drosophila mauritiana strain mau12 chromosome 3L, ASM438214v1, whole genome shotgun sequence DNA encodes the following proteins:
- the LOC117138974 gene encoding protein encore isoform X1: MSSTKSQVALATNIPTNLSSAASASTAAAAAAVVVVASANAAVASSANSSGVGSGSGPGSGAGVTGPVAAGAATAGATGSTVTAATSVAATTSTSVATISTSCSNSSTNNINNNCGEECQSAAGSSNLGRQNSFGNRRGNMKGKHLTRSHAMRESTSPPRTPTPRAASEQQQQQLQGEPHEHNNNNNINSSSKAQSAGRGNSPLMETPAVIVTSQQPQQQQSVPPKPQQNVPLSNEAEFPKLSPPKKSGGQHNRTNSNGSGMEFNNNNNSSNKKFVVDMKANGLDNKPHNNSSTGVIYNSGMNYKAAERHDRHERHEMSSQNSNLSNNHDEEPYHYEPRGGGGGKKHRANTNAKGNKPRLKNLGGSSSGSIDLGGGGGNGNCNTMSNNGQSNNSSNNTSGFISRVFHQSENSSEQYTDYGGTDLLVFFRDTLNKNPKDRNILLKIEKDLIDFVQENSRGCEYRFPPASSYNRMLIHRTAAFFGMEHNVDTETQQCVIVAVAKNTRIPEIRFQSLVRDDARKSILKRDTHSFDEVRQSPYLCPLSLDRKAKSFEEREEDYDRARSRIFSRTGGNHEGYSGGGEEECYGGWEQQQQQQKPSQPPRPKRPNGKMLQMQNSTESRDGMRSGGAVPKSHNFGNYGGPPSSGGPGNNSMPRGDSTNSIKSGRGGFAKQDSTGSTPWRLSPSSSGYKTRTQSVRSDSVTPSPTGYGSDRQTPELNHPSMVSHSRVAPPMSSGGGGVGGGGGSGAVAVSSVEMGTEATGADPSSTSNCSSGTSGLVWAVTDISNVPIGSLLIDPQTLQPIVNADGSIYHYDPSNLPPNQALQHSGNQYQSQNQGNSSSGGYNNYRKSSPHQQQQSQQQQQSQQHHQQQLQQPQQLHQQSSQQYATTELSCSSTESYAEEEAQSPGMECSEGYESYEQQSLPIQQQLSGNGDSASTKGDDCDSLASATVCLSITTSTSTKNYDRIEVQKYKNQATSPNIPACCAVGEKLELEAALPQEQEQEPMAGPSSSGSATSSVGITELPSSQTPLPMVTQVNCDLQSVSPSTTPYSQCEVKTPSQSHAPSAAVEEPKTTTWTYTQSYQAPDGSTVFHTTTTPNGAAPYCATTYQQGPDGSIYAVPQGMVYAAYPQPGVGTAGGASQPLFQLTTSSHPPAQTIFASPEAGGEIPGGTYMIPVFDPAQQPREGLIPAQAIYQTGPGGPGATTVMPMTTAAAYPTAQFATAAPNGAPIYQAPLIYSSEPGGGAQLQQLPMAPYPIQYSYPYYHPISYYVPQQAVAAAPMVASQPQVGQAPMQQPAPHTGAGTTTGPPTVVSVSGQQHHQPHQQHHQQQQHSSNGSVVTSSAYGTRVKRTPGGGSIHYNPSYTPSSVAHAGGAHHPSAGSAQIIAAPAASTTTYHALPTLTLAHGGPATGTDLSGAGGAHVYALSAQHATALIPTNIFPYAAAAAAAAGGPGGPPTAPQVVQQAPPPPPQSAPHHALITAGPFYPANGGNMDQGASQSAPSTPAAPGRQAPLFSTPPAPNNGSSGSSSAGGGGNSGGYHSNSSTPHYYQGQNSNEGYTSPYEKRNHGGGASGAHSVGVRKPYHPGGYNPRHSVPLGGIPSGAKTPLLNSNNEPTPRASPSSVSLGGASSSGGANSYQHRGPPPHTMGVKRDNKPNQLPLISGPPPSYAANSSPGVSSYESKPPVRLNAGAASFRSQKSLNQDYRRSVSQRNSPSANGGGSGSHESSNNSPNSIVGSQSNSAANTPNAAAPPPPQPQPTLVSHTGGFVVLDQTTGAAMNASPPSLYGGGGGPNAGISGGAGGASGTAGSNGGHQPGGGGGARSHIPTAQLHHSAAAAAAAAAGSQQATAAVLSGVAAAAALGGYNPNGASGVYFKYGQTYFAHPSVALPNSRRSPSNDIRPQMAQVAGMYPTMMIQARHPSRHPNPNYKGSRPR, from the exons GGCAACATGAAGGGCAAACATCTGACGCGCAGCCATGCCATGCGTGAGTCCACTTCGCCACCTCGCACGCCAACGCCGCGGGCTGCCtccgagcagcagcaacagcagctccAGGGGGAACCCCACGAgcataacaataataacaatatcaacagcagcagcaaagcaCAATCAGCTGGAAGGGGCAACTCGCCGTTGATGGAGACGCCAGCCGTGATTGTCACTAGTCAGCaaccgcaacagcagcagagtGTGCCACCAAAGCCGCAGCAGAATGTGCCACTTAGCAATGAAGCGGAGTTCCCAAAGCTATCGCCTCCAAAGAAATCCGGCGGTCAGCACAATCGCACcaacagcaacggcagcggcaTGGAgtttaataacaataacaacagcagtAACAAGAAATTCGTCGTTGATATGAAGGCCAATGGTTTGGACAACAAGCCACACAACAACTCGTCTACGGGTGTGATCTACAACTCCGGGATGAACTACAAGGCGGCGGAGCGGCATGATCGTCACGAGCGCCACGAGATGTCCAGCCAGAACAGCAATCTGAGCAACAACCACGACGAGGAGCCATATCACTATGAGCCCAGAGGTGGAGGAGGCGGCAAGAAGCATCGTGCCAACACCAATGCCAAAGGTAACAAACCACGGTTGAAGAATCTCGGTGGAAGCTCATCTGGCAGCATTGATTTAGGAGGAGGCGGTGGAAACGGAAATTGCAACACCATGTCCAACAATGGCCAATCCAACAACTCGAGCAACAACACCTCGGGCTTCATATCGCGCG TCTTTCATCAATCAGAGAACTCGAGCGAGCAGTACACGGACTATGGCGGAACAGATCTACTGGTCTTCTTCCGGGACACCCTCAATAAGAACCCCAAGGATCGCAACATCCTCTTGAAGATTGAGAAAGACCTAATAGACTTTGTCCAGGAAAATAG TCGCGGCTGTGAGTACCGCTTTCCGCCAGCTTCCTCCTACAATCGTATGCTGATCCATCGCACTGCCGCCTTCTTCGGCATGGAGCACAATGTGGACACGGAGACGCAGCAGTGTGTGATTGTGGCCGTGGCCAAGAACACGCGCATACCGGAG ATCCGCTTCCAGTCGCTGGTGCGCGACGATGCACGCAAGTCAATTCTGAAGCGGGACACGCACAGCTTCGATGAGGTGCGTCAGTCACCGTACTTGTGCCCTCTTTCTCTGGATCGCAAGGCCAAGAGCTTCGAGGAGCGGGAGGAGGACTACGATAGGGCGCGCAGCCGCATCTTTAGTCGAACAGGGGGCAATCATGAGGGATACTCCGGAGGTGGCGAGGAGGAATGCTACGGTGGTtgggagcagcagcaacaacagcagaagCCGTCTCAGCCACCAAGACCCAAGAGGCCCAATGGAAAGATGTTGCAGATGCAAAAT TCCACGGAATCTCGCGATGGCATGCGATCCGGTGGAGCCGTGCCCAAGTCGCACAACTTTGGCAACTACGGAGGTCCGCCTAGTTCAGGAGGTCCTGGCAACAATTCCATGCCTCGTGGCGACTCAACAAACTCGATCAAAAGCGGACGAGGCGGCTTCGCGAAGCAGGACTCAACTGGCAGTACTCCTTGGCGCCTGTCTCCTTCCAGCAGTGG CTACAAGACCCGCACCCAGTCCGTGCGCTCCGACTCCGTAACTCCATCGCCCACGGGTTACGGCAGCGACAGGCAGACGCCGGAGTTAAACCATCCATCCATGGTGAGCCACAGCCGGGTGGCACCACCCATGTCAtcgggtggtggtggtgttggcggcggcggaggatcAGGAGCAGTCGCCGTGTCCTCCGTGGAAATGGGAACAGAAGCCACCGGGGCTGACCCGTCGTCCACATCCAATTGCTCGTCGGGAACGTCGGGACTCGTCTGGGCCGTTACAGACATTTCGAATGTGCCAATTGGCAGCCTCCTCATTGATCCGCAAACCCTCCAACCAATTGTCAATGCAGACGG TTCCATTTACCACTACGACCCGTCCAACCTGCCGCCCAACCAGGCGCTCCAGCACTCGGGAAATCAATACCAGTCACAGAACCAGGGCAACTCCTCCTCCGGCGGCTATAACAACTATCGCAAGTCGTCgccacatcagcagcaacagtcacagcagcagcaacagtcgcagcagcatcatcagcagcaattgcagcagccacagcagcTGCATCAGCAGTCATCACAGCAATATGCCACCACTGAGCTGTCCTGCAGCTCCACCGAGAGCTAtgcggaggaggaggcgcaGTCCCCTGGAATGGAGTGTTCTGAGGGGTACGAGAGCTACGAGCAGCAGTCGTTGCCTATCCAGCAGCAGCTTTCCGGCAATGGGGATTCGGCCAGCACCAAGGGAGATGATTGTGATAGCCTGGCCAGTGCTACCGTTTGCCTCAGCATCACCACCTCCACATCCACAAAGAACTACGACCGCATCGAGGTGCAGAAGTACAAGAATCAGGCCACCAGTCCGAACATACCCGCCTGTTGTGCCGTGGGCGAAAAGCTTGAACTGGAGGCTGCCTTGCCGCAGGAGCAGGAACAGGAACCTATGGCTGGACCCTCCTCGTCCGGTTCCGCCACCTCCTCGGTGGGTATTACAGAGCTCCCATCCAGCCAGACACCGCTCCCAATGGTGACTCAGGTGAACTGTGACCTCCAATCGGTGTCGCCCAGCACCACGCCCTACAGCCAGTGCGAGGTGAAGACTCCTAGCCAGAGTCATGCACCCAGTGCCGCCGTCGAGGAGCCCAAGACCACCACCTGGACGTACACACAGAGCTACCAGGCGCCAGACGGCTCCACCGTCTTTCACACTACCACTACGCCCAATGGGGCTGCGCCCTACTGCGCCACCACATATCAGCAGGGG CCCGATGGCAGCATCTATGCGGTTCCACAGGGCATGGTTTATGCCGCCTATCCGCAACCAGGCGTAGGCACTGCCGGTGGTGCCTCACAGCCGCTCTTCCAACTGACCACCAGCAGTCACCCGCCCGCTCAGACAATTTTTGCCTCCCCGGAGGCAGGCGGAGAGATTCCTGGAGGCACCTACATGATACCTGTCTTTGATCCGGCCCAGCAGCCGCGTGAGGGACTCATCCCGGCGCAGGCTATATACCAGACGGGCCCGGGCGGACCGGGAGCCACCACAGTGATGCCAATGACGACGGCGGCTGCCTATCCAACGGCCCAGTTCGCCACAGCGGCTCCAAATGGCGCGCCGATATACCAGGCGCCGCTTATCTACTCCAGCGAACCGGGTGGTGGAGCACAGCTGCAACAGCTTCCCATGGCACCGTATCCGATTCAATACTCTTACCCGTACTACCACCCCATCTCGTACTATGTGCCCCAGCAGGCAGTGGCCGCCGCACCGATGGTAGCCTCACAGCCGCAGGTGGGTCAGGCTCCGATGCAACAGCCGGCGCCGCACACGGGAGCTGGAACAACCACAGGGCCACCAACGGTGGTTTCAG TTTCAGGCCAACAACACCACCAGCCGCATCAGcagcaccatcagcagcagcagcactcgAGCAATGGATCCGTGGTCACCTCCAGTGCATATGGCACTCGGGTTAAGCGCACACCAGGCGGTGGCTCGATCCACTACAACCCCAGCTACACACCAAGTTCGGTGGCTCATGCCGGTGGTGCCCATCATCCGTCAGCGGGCTCTGCCCAGATCATCGCTGCGCCGGCGGCCAGCACAACCACATATCATGCGCTGCCTACGCTGACGCTAGCCCACGGTGGTCCAGCGACTGGCACGGATCTCAGTGGAGCGGGTGGTGCCCATGTGTACGCTCTCTCCGCCCAACACGCCACCGCGCTGATCCCAACGAATATCTTCCCCTatgcagcggcggcggcggcagcagccgGAGGGCCAGGAGGTCCTCCAACGGCTCCCCAGGTAGTGCAGCAGGCACCACCACCCCCGCCACAGAGTGCTCCCCATCATGCTCTTATCACAGCGGGTCCGTTTTATCCAGCAAATGGCGGAAACATGGATCAGGGTGCCTCTCAGTCGGCTCCTAGCACTCCAGCGGCTCCTGGAAGACAAGCGCCGCTGTTCAGCACCCCGCCGGCTCCAAACAATGGaagcagtggcagcagcagtgcGGGTGGCGGAGGGAACAGCGGTGGCTATCACAGCAACAGCTCCACGCCGCACTACTACCAGGGCCAGAACAGCAACGAGGGTTACACCTCGCCTTATGAGAAGAGAAATCATGGAGGTGGAGCCTCAGGAGCACACTCAGTGGGAGTGCGTAAGCCTTACCACCCAGGTGGCTACAACCCAAGACATTCGGTACCACTAGGGGGCATCCCCTCTGGAGCAAAGACTCCCTTGCTGAACTCCAACAACGAGCCCACGCCGCGTGCCTCTCCCAGCAGCGTAAGTTTGGGTGGTGCTTCTTCATCCGGTGGGGCCAATTCCTACCAACATCGTGGGCCACCACCACACACGATGGGTGTGAAACGAGATAACAAGCCCAACCAACTGCCGCTGATCAGTGGACCACCGCCTAGTTATGCAGCGAACTCCAGCCCTGGAGTTTCTAGCTACGAGTCCAAGCCACCGGTGCGCCTGAATGCCGGAGCCGCTAGTTTCCGGAGTCAGAAGTCCCTGAACCAGGACTATCGACGCAGTGTCTCCCAACGGAACTCGCCCAGCGCCAATGGAGGTGGAAGTGGCAGCCAcgagagcagcaacaactcgCCCAACAGTATTGTGGGCAGCCAGAGCAACAGTGCTGCCAACACGCCCAACGCAGCAGCCCCACCACCACCGCAGCCACAGCCCACGCTGGTTAGCCACACTGGAGGATTTGTGGTGTTGGATCAGACCACCGGAGCCGCCATGAATGCCTCGCCGCCATCGCTCTATGGCGGCGGCGGAGGTCCAAATGCAGGAATAAGTGGAGGAGCAGGTGGCGCTTCGGGAACGGCAGGCTCGAATGGTGGCCATCAGCCgggtggcggcggtggcgcCCGCTCGCACATTCCCACTGCCCAGCTGCACCACAgtgccgccgctgccgccgccgcagctGCTGGCAGCCAACAGGCCACGGCGGCGGTGCTGAGCGGCGtggccgctgctgccgccctCGGCGGCTACAATCCAAATGGGGCGTCCGGTGTGTACTTCAAGTATGGCCAGACGTACTTTGCCCAT CCCTCGGTGGCCTTGCCCAACAGTCGACGATCTCCGTCGAACGATATCCGGCCTCAAATGGCGCAAGTGGCCGGCATGTATCCCACAATGATGATACAAG CGCGTCATCCCAGTCGCCATCCGAACCCGAACTACAAAGGTTCGCGTCCGCGGTAA